The following are encoded in a window of Colius striatus isolate bColStr4 chromosome 25, bColStr4.1.hap1, whole genome shotgun sequence genomic DNA:
- the LOC133627793 gene encoding HAUS augmin-like complex subunit 8, with the protein MATSRPRPEAKPARMSGQAPNRSARGASERVSETEPKGGRVVKSRYLQCFQKDGEKTSTAKTSAATKPRSVPWKRGASAGCVPGSLNQSSFEKGDLQSTLLDEDKGSRPELDLPAVTDRSACEETHHSKPVCKGATGTRKSRAKKKGNDDDVIEELESLTLLLTYLRIKAEKNLAELEKKTEENLLRLCEEKERQQEKLWELKREILLKEREQRLEEALDKQMDVLSPLVAVCEQFKEQYKNFATSLDAARHKLPIRNIHIEGDAQTYLDGLQKELTVTQELLAEIMPCYSEESAQVFGVLKDLKEVSQKLDQEIQRSSTQVQNLAFEVSKEVSLCNQRKCEEQHGPDVVRDWYFG; encoded by the exons ATGGCCACCTCCCGCCCAAGACCTGAGGCGAAACCGGCGAG GATGTCCGGGCAGGCCCCCAACCGCAGCGCCAGGGGGGCGAGCGAACGGGTGTCCGAGACGGAGCCGAAAG GAGGACGGGTCGTGAAGTCGCGCTATCTGCAGTGCTTTCAGAAGGACGGCGAGAAG ACATCCACTGCTAAAACATCCGCTGCCACTAAACCCAGATCAGTGCCTTGGAAACGTGGCGCTTCGGCTG GTTGTGTCCCTGGCTCATTAAACCAAAGCAGTTTTGAGAAAGGTGACTTGCAGTCCACTTTATTAGATGAAGATAAAGGTAGTCGACCAGAGCTTGATCTTCCAGCTGTTACTG ATAGAAGTGCTTGTGAAGAGACTCATCATTCAAAACCTGTTTGCAAAGGAGCTACTGGGACACGTAAAAGCCGAGCAAAAAAG aagGGAAATGATGATGATGTGATTGAAGAGCTGGAGTCTCTGACACTGCTTTTAACTTACCTAAGAATAAAG gcagaaaaaaatcttgctgagctggagaaaaaaacagaagagaacttGTTAAGGTTAtgtgaagaaaaggagagacagcAGGAGAAGCTCTGGGAGCTGAAGCGTGAAATTCTACTCaaagagagagagcagagactAGAGGAAGCATTAGACAAACAG ATGGATGTACTTTCCCCCCTTGTTGCTGTTTGTGAACAGTTTAAGGAGCAATATAAAAACTTTGCTACTTCGCTGGATGCCGCTAGACATAAATTACCCATCAGGAATATTCACATAGAAGGAGATGCACAAACATACCTTG ATGGCCTGCAGAAGGAGTTAactgtcacacaggaacttctgGCAGAAATTATGCCATGCTACTCAGAAGAAAGTGCACAAGTGTTTGGGGTACTGAAAGACCTTAAAGAAGTCTCTCAGAAACTGGATCAAGAGATTCAAAG GAGCTCCACACAAGTGCAGAACCTGGCGTTTGAAgttagtaaagaagtttctctgtgtaaccaaagaaaatgtgaagagcAGCATGGACCAGATGTTGTAAGAGACTGGTACTTCGGCTAA